One segment of Strix aluco isolate bStrAlu1 chromosome 4, bStrAlu1.hap1, whole genome shotgun sequence DNA contains the following:
- the SCRG1 gene encoding scrapie-responsive protein 1 isoform X1, with protein sequence MKMVSALLLLSTLLGTPAVPSRRPSCYKRVLKDHNCHNIPEGTANLRQIVDGLQDHFWEGKGCEVICYCNLNELLCCPKDIFFGPKISFVIPCNSQ encoded by the exons ATGAAGATGGTCTCGGCGCTGCTTCTGCTGAGCACCCTCCTGGGTACCCCTGCGGTGCCTTCCCGGCGTCCCTCTTGTTACAAGAGGGTCCTCAAAGACCACAACTGTCACAACATCCCTGAGGGCACGGCAAACCTTCGACAAATCGTGGATGGTCTGCAAGATCACTTTTGGGAAGGGAAGGGCTGCGAGGTGATCTGTTACTGCAACTTGAATGAATTGCTCTGCTGCCCGAA GGATATTTTCTTTGGACCAAAGATATCTTTTGTGATCCCCTGCAACAGTCAGTGA
- the SAP30 gene encoding histone deacetylase complex subunit SAP30: MNGFAPEEVTQRGADPAAAAAVVGNAGSAVEVPPPPAPPGLGPAAAAGSAGAGGAGGPGAGQLCCLREEGERCGRAAGNASFSKRIQKSISQKKVKIELDKSARHLYICDFHKNLIQSVRNRRKRKGSDDDGDSPVQDIDTPEVDLYQLQVNTLRRYKRHFKLQTRPGLNKAQLVEIIGCHFRTIPVNEKDTLTYFIYSVKNDKNKPDLKMDSGVH, from the exons ATGAACGGCTTCGCCCCCGAGGAGGTGACCCAGCGCGGGGcggaccccgccgccgccgccgcggtgGTGGGCAACGCGGGCTCCGCCGTGGAggtgccgccgccgccagcgccgcccgGGCTGGgtccggccgccgccgcgggctCGGCGGGCGCCGGGGGtgcgggcggccccggggccgggcagctGTGCTGCCTGCGGGAGGAGGGGGAGCGGtgcggccgcgccgccggcaaCGCCAGCTTCAGCAAGCGGATCCAGAAGAGCATCTCGCAGAAGAAGGTGAAGATCGAGCTGGATAAGAGC GCAAGACATCTGTATATTTGTGACTTCCACAAAAACTTAATTCAGAGTGTGAGAAatagaagaaagaggaagggcaGCGATGATGATGGTGACTCACCAGTGCAAGACATCGACACTCCAGAG GTTGATTTATATCAGTTACAAGTAAACACACTTCGAAGGTACAAAAGACACTTCAAGCTACAGACCAGACCAGGACTTAACAAAGCACAGCTTGTTGAA ATAATTGGCTGCCATTTTAGGACAATTCCAGTGAATGAAAAGGACACCTTAACATATTTCATCTACTCGGTGAAGAATGACAAGAACAAACCAGATCTAAAGATGGATAGTGGGGTTCACTAG
- the SCRG1 gene encoding scrapie-responsive protein 1 isoform X2 produces the protein MARKVRKHTRTFSPGLVAIDTFTYTTERIQPAQSNFLKHSAAGSFERMKMVSALLLLSTLLGTPAVPSRRPSCYKRVLKDHNCHNIPEGTANLRQIVDGLQDHFWEGKGCEVICYCNLNELLCCPKDIFFGPKISFVIPCNSQ, from the exons ATGGCCAGGAAGGTAAGGAAACACACCCGGACATTTTCCCCTGGTTTGGTAGCAATCGATACATTCACTTACACCACTGAGAGAATACAGCCAGCTCAAAGCAATTTTCTCAAG CACTCTGCTGCAGGAAGCTTCGAAAGAATGAAGATGGTCTCGGCGCTGCTTCTGCTGAGCACCCTCCTGGGTACCCCTGCGGTGCCTTCCCGGCGTCCCTCTTGTTACAAGAGGGTCCTCAAAGACCACAACTGTCACAACATCCCTGAGGGCACGGCAAACCTTCGACAAATCGTGGATGGTCTGCAAGATCACTTTTGGGAAGGGAAGGGCTGCGAGGTGATCTGTTACTGCAACTTGAATGAATTGCTCTGCTGCCCGAA GGATATTTTCTTTGGACCAAAGATATCTTTTGTGATCCCCTGCAACAGTCAGTGA